Proteins co-encoded in one Malus sylvestris chromosome 9, drMalSylv7.2, whole genome shotgun sequence genomic window:
- the LOC126634310 gene encoding uncharacterized protein LOC126634310: protein MARLGLICLLLTGFLLVSAMAADKSDDLGRETEHSTSIAAEPSDTESMEEGEMAEAPTFRRLGPAEKKADKSVAGGGIIIGGLVTTIFAAVFCYIRVTRKRGVIN from the coding sequence ATGGCTAGACTTGGTCTGATTTGCCTCCTCCTTACTGGGTTCCTTCTGGTTTCTGCAATGGCTGCCGACAAATCTGATGACTTGGGCAGAGAAACAGAGCACTCTACTTCCATTGCGGCAGAGCCGTCCGATACTGAGAGCATGGAAGAAGGCGAGATGGCGGAAGCTCCAACTTTCCGGCGTTTGGGGCCTGCTGAAAAGAAAGCTGATAAGTCGGTGGCTGGTGGAGGGATTATCATTGGCGGGCTTGTCACTACCATTTTTGCAGCTGTGTTCTGCTACATCAGGGTCACCAGAAAAAGGGGTGTGATTAATTAA